The following proteins are encoded in a genomic region of Terriglobia bacterium:
- a CDS encoding SEC-C domain-containing protein — MSKKFPVNAPCPCGSGKKYKKCHGSVRTAEKTPLLRTPETFGQDLIAYTDESGNSGSHLFDPNQPEFWTGTLITQPNFEAIAAPVVAECLAVLGQHELHGNALGLSGIDKIGDKLGRLFAKTGSRFLFTKIDKVHFAATKFADTVLDSGTNQAMSLFQYGPPATRLPLAVQLIQLLEKDDLVQWWKAFEQNDGAAFSEMMKIPLERLELLHKKKVYDDRTVQLLRDALTWGMAHPKQLMEGGYHPLHAPNVVAITLIVDMLHTLHEQTGTRVVKFIHDEQNQFMKHLKLMHDHSKQFQLDTSNVCNPLPVVRGALTFDCNLESAQSNNRVGLQLIDAVLWLVRRFLRTKGEIDGDARRLAIYVIANGDITTFDRPTMIKHTKSVVDELYSLPLSEQQMKDGMRLAKEFEEKRVARMNSRIENE; from the coding sequence ATGAGTAAGAAGTTTCCAGTGAACGCTCCATGTCCCTGTGGGTCAGGGAAGAAATACAAGAAATGCCACGGCAGCGTCAGAACTGCCGAAAAGACTCCCCTCTTGCGGACCCCAGAGACCTTCGGCCAAGATCTCATCGCCTACACTGATGAAAGCGGGAACTCCGGGAGCCATCTCTTCGACCCCAATCAACCGGAGTTCTGGACGGGAACACTCATCACACAGCCGAACTTCGAGGCAATTGCCGCACCGGTGGTAGCGGAATGCCTGGCGGTGCTCGGCCAGCATGAACTTCACGGAAATGCGTTGGGACTCTCCGGCATCGACAAGATCGGGGATAAGCTCGGCAGATTGTTCGCGAAGACTGGTTCGAGGTTTCTGTTCACAAAAATTGACAAGGTTCATTTCGCCGCGACAAAGTTTGCCGACACAGTACTCGACAGCGGGACGAACCAGGCAATGAGCCTATTTCAGTATGGACCCCCGGCAACCCGCCTGCCGTTGGCGGTTCAGCTAATCCAGCTACTGGAAAAGGATGACCTGGTTCAATGGTGGAAAGCATTCGAGCAAAACGACGGCGCGGCGTTCTCCGAAATGATGAAGATCCCGCTCGAACGCTTGGAGTTGCTCCATAAGAAGAAAGTCTATGACGACCGGACCGTACAGCTGTTGCGGGATGCTCTGACGTGGGGGATGGCACACCCAAAACAACTAATGGAGGGAGGATACCACCCACTGCATGCACCGAACGTAGTAGCAATCACACTGATTGTGGATATGCTGCATACCCTCCACGAGCAGACCGGCACACGGGTGGTGAAGTTTATTCACGACGAGCAGAACCAGTTCATGAAGCATTTGAAGTTAATGCACGACCACTCAAAGCAGTTCCAACTTGATACGTCCAATGTGTGCAATCCGCTGCCAGTAGTTCGCGGAGCCTTGACGTTTGACTGCAATCTGGAATCCGCGCAGTCAAATAACCGCGTCGGCCTACAGCTCATTGACGCTGTGCTTTGGCTCGTGCGGCGCTTCCTCAGAACGAAGGGAGAGATTGACGGCGATGCGCGCCGGCTCGCCATCTATGTCATTGCGAACGGCGACATCACAACTTTTGACAGGCCCACCATGATCAAGCACACAAAATCCGTCGTCGATGAACTCTACAGTTTGCCTCTGTCAGAACAACAAATGAAGGATGGAATGAGGTTGGCAAAGGAATTCGAGGAAAAACGAGTCGCTCGGATGAATTCACGGATTGAGAACGAATAG
- a CDS encoding restriction endonuclease, whose amino-acid sequence MSKPIAEILAAKPEARPRIYAYSIDDAAHKGLLKIGQTTRNVKQRVSEQLKTAAIKNYKIELEESAERDDGTIFSDHEVRTALVRKKFANPDLEWMRCTLPDVKTVLIELRTGQNFTGTRHQTFSMRREQAEAVKLTHAYFLSRWAEDMHAVPRFLWNAKMRFGKTFTTYQLARKLGAKRVLVVTFKPAVEDAWQTDLENHVDFNGWQYLSKSSGGDPTQIDHKKPVVYFGSFQDLLGRDSAGNIKPKNEWLHTVNWDLVVFDEYHFGAWRETAKELFDGEEEAVAQKEAKIEYAAALENVNEGLEVLSEKETEFLPITTRAYLYLSGTPFRALATGEFIEEQIFNWTYTDEQRAKEEFAAKKPGKWNPYGALPQMRLLTYRMPEELLAVASAGEFNEFDLNEFFAATGLEEDAQLKHKSDVQKWLDIIRGQYIPKEVEGLKTGSRPPFPYSDVRLLPYLQHSFWFLPSVAACYAMKGLLAEKHNIFWHEYHVVVAAGASAGIGLDALPPVRDAIGSGFDTKTITLSCGKLTTGVTIPQWSAILMLRNLKSPETYFQAAFRVQSPWSIRNPNGDDPDEEDILKPVCFVFDFALTRALRQVSDYGIGLSPNESNPENAVRDLVSYLPVLAYDGANMIQIDAGGILQTAMTGTSATLLARKWESALLVNVDNDTLRRVLDNPEAMAAVERIEGWRALGDNIIETIINKSEKVKELKNKAKNKELTEKEKKQLTDEEKEYKSKRKLVQEKLIKFATRIPAFMYLTDFRENTLQDVITKLEPELFLAVTGLTVKDFHLLVNLKVFNTEQMNQAVFAFRRYEDASLRYTGIESHEGLTHYGLYDTVVGRE is encoded by the coding sequence ATGAGTAAGCCTATTGCCGAAATCCTCGCGGCCAAGCCGGAGGCCCGGCCGCGCATCTATGCCTATTCGATTGACGATGCGGCTCACAAGGGTCTTCTCAAAATTGGGCAGACGACGCGCAATGTCAAGCAGCGGGTCTCCGAACAACTCAAGACCGCCGCTATCAAGAACTACAAGATCGAACTAGAAGAGTCCGCCGAGCGCGATGACGGAACCATTTTCAGCGACCACGAGGTGCGCACGGCGCTCGTCAGGAAGAAGTTCGCGAACCCCGACCTGGAATGGATGCGCTGCACCCTCCCGGACGTAAAGACCGTGCTCATCGAACTGCGCACGGGGCAGAACTTCACTGGCACCCGTCACCAAACGTTTTCCATGCGCCGCGAACAGGCCGAAGCGGTGAAGCTAACGCACGCCTACTTCCTCTCGCGCTGGGCAGAAGACATGCACGCGGTCCCACGTTTCTTGTGGAACGCAAAGATGCGGTTCGGAAAAACCTTTACCACCTACCAACTCGCTCGGAAGCTTGGTGCCAAGAGGGTGCTCGTGGTGACTTTCAAGCCCGCGGTGGAAGATGCGTGGCAGACGGACCTCGAAAATCATGTGGACTTCAATGGCTGGCAGTACCTGTCGAAATCCTCCGGGGGAGACCCGACGCAAATCGATCACAAGAAACCTGTTGTCTATTTCGGCTCCTTCCAGGACTTGCTAGGCCGCGACTCGGCGGGGAACATCAAGCCTAAGAACGAATGGCTACACACGGTGAATTGGGACCTCGTAGTATTCGACGAATACCACTTCGGCGCTTGGAGGGAGACGGCGAAAGAACTGTTTGACGGCGAGGAAGAAGCGGTCGCGCAGAAGGAAGCGAAGATCGAATACGCAGCCGCGCTGGAAAATGTAAACGAAGGCCTCGAAGTCCTCTCGGAAAAGGAGACCGAGTTCCTCCCGATTACGACCAGAGCTTACCTCTATCTGTCCGGCACACCTTTCAGGGCGCTTGCCACCGGCGAGTTCATCGAGGAACAAATTTTCAACTGGACTTACACAGACGAACAGCGCGCGAAGGAAGAGTTTGCGGCAAAAAAACCAGGCAAGTGGAATCCATATGGCGCACTGCCGCAAATGCGACTGCTTACTTACCGCATGCCAGAGGAACTGCTGGCGGTAGCGAGCGCGGGAGAGTTCAACGAATTCGACCTTAACGAATTTTTTGCGGCTACGGGCTTAGAAGAAGACGCGCAGCTCAAGCACAAAAGCGACGTACAAAAGTGGCTCGACATTATTCGGGGCCAGTACATACCGAAGGAGGTCGAGGGCTTAAAGACGGGCTCGCGCCCACCTTTCCCTTACTCAGATGTGCGGCTCCTGCCGTATCTGCAGCACTCGTTCTGGTTCTTGCCCAGTGTTGCTGCTTGCTACGCGATGAAGGGCCTGCTGGCCGAGAAACACAATATCTTCTGGCACGAGTACCACGTTGTGGTGGCCGCCGGTGCATCAGCAGGGATCGGGCTCGATGCTCTACCGCCGGTGCGTGACGCCATTGGGAGCGGCTTCGACACCAAGACAATCACACTGTCATGCGGCAAGCTAACCACTGGCGTAACCATTCCACAATGGTCTGCGATCCTGATGCTGCGCAATCTGAAGAGTCCTGAGACCTATTTTCAAGCCGCTTTCCGCGTGCAGTCTCCATGGTCGATCAGGAACCCGAATGGCGATGACCCGGACGAGGAAGACATTCTCAAACCTGTCTGCTTTGTGTTCGATTTTGCCCTCACCCGCGCTCTCCGGCAGGTCTCCGACTACGGCATCGGACTGTCACCCAACGAATCGAATCCGGAGAACGCCGTTAGAGACCTCGTCTCGTACCTGCCAGTGCTAGCCTACGACGGCGCGAACATGATTCAGATAGATGCTGGCGGAATTCTGCAAACTGCGATGACGGGCACCTCGGCTACGCTGCTGGCGCGCAAATGGGAGAGCGCTCTGCTGGTGAACGTAGACAACGACACCCTACGCCGAGTCCTCGATAACCCCGAGGCAATGGCCGCCGTAGAACGCATCGAGGGCTGGCGTGCGCTGGGCGACAACATCATCGAGACCATCATTAACAAGAGCGAGAAGGTCAAAGAACTCAAGAACAAAGCCAAAAACAAGGAGCTGACGGAGAAAGAAAAGAAGCAGCTCACCGATGAGGAAAAGGAATACAAGTCCAAGCGCAAGCTCGTGCAAGAAAAACTGATCAAGTTCGCTACGCGCATCCCTGCGTTCATGTACCTCACCGATTTTCGCGAGAACACATTGCAAGACGTGATCACTAAGTTGGAGCCGGAGTTGTTCCTGGCCGTCACCGGTCTGACGGTGAAGGACTTCCATCTGTTGGTGAACCTCAAGGTCTTCAACACCGAGCAGATGAACCAGGCGGTGTTCGCATTCCGCCGCTACGAGGATGCGTCGCTACGGTACACGGGGATCGAGAGCCACGAAGGACTCACACATTATGGGCTCTATGACACTGTAGTCGGAAGAGAGTAA
- a CDS encoding DUF1488 family protein: MPQPNQKLAESLAVLQELQKDGRRIFRSDDLSRTHRERLLANGFLQEVMKGWLMSSSPSASAGDSTPWYASFWEFCGRYCNDRFGNEWHLSPEQSILLQAENTVIPTQVVVYSPKGTNHKMDLLFGTSLYDLKQAEMPPPADLSMKNELRVFSPAAALVRAPEAFLSRNPIETQVLLASLADPSDVLRQLLSGARTVKAGQIAGAFRRIGRVQIADEIISTMKAAGHDVREADPFAPEQTFSSLPASISPIVGRMQAMWESMRGVVIENFPKAQGLPKNRDEYLRFVDNIYQSDAYHSLSIEGYRVTPALIERVQKGDWDPDHHDDDRKNRDALAARGYWQAFQKVKETVAKIIAGANPGTLARTTHREWYRELFQPCVAAGLIPAEALAGYRNDAVYLRTSRYVPPRWEAVRDAMPSLFDLLEKETEPSVRAVLGHWLFGYIHPYPDGNGRMARFVMNAMLASGGYPWTVIRVRDRDAYLSALDRASIDMDIKLFAVFVAQRVQWSLEQHDLTFPEPEARYIFDRAIVVFWGQDGQRRVRCAISREALDDHFKGDGKDKVEIFQANRPAIEQYAREKYLAGDTESDGSVLVRTGDL; this comes from the coding sequence ATGCCGCAACCGAATCAAAAATTGGCTGAATCGCTGGCAGTCCTTCAGGAGCTTCAGAAGGATGGGCGGCGCATATTCCGGTCGGACGACCTAAGCCGCACGCATCGGGAGCGTTTGCTCGCCAACGGGTTCCTACAGGAAGTGATGAAAGGCTGGCTGATGTCTTCCAGCCCGAGCGCCAGCGCCGGCGACAGCACCCCATGGTATGCGTCGTTCTGGGAATTCTGCGGGCGTTATTGCAATGACCGGTTTGGGAACGAGTGGCATCTGTCGCCAGAACAATCGATTCTCCTGCAAGCCGAAAATACCGTCATCCCGACCCAGGTCGTGGTCTACAGCCCCAAAGGCACAAACCACAAGATGGACCTGTTGTTCGGCACATCGCTCTACGACCTGAAACAGGCCGAGATGCCACCTCCAGCAGACCTGTCAATGAAGAACGAACTCCGCGTGTTTTCTCCGGCGGCTGCGTTGGTGAGAGCGCCCGAGGCGTTCTTAAGCCGCAATCCAATTGAGACCCAAGTCCTGCTCGCGAGCCTTGCAGACCCATCGGATGTGCTGCGACAGCTCCTGAGTGGCGCTCGCACGGTAAAAGCGGGACAGATCGCCGGCGCATTTCGCCGTATTGGTCGCGTACAAATTGCGGACGAAATCATCAGCACGATGAAAGCGGCAGGGCACGATGTGCGTGAGGCTGATCCCTTCGCGCCTGAGCAGACATTTAGCTCGTTGCCTGCATCTATATCGCCCATCGTCGGACGTATGCAGGCAATGTGGGAATCCATGCGTGGTGTAGTTATTGAGAATTTCCCCAAAGCGCAGGGGCTTCCCAAGAACCGGGATGAATATCTGCGCTTCGTGGACAATATCTACCAGAGCGATGCCTACCACTCACTGTCCATCGAGGGGTACAGGGTAACTCCGGCACTAATCGAGAGAGTGCAGAAGGGTGACTGGGACCCGGATCACCATGATGATGACCGCAAGAATCGCGACGCACTCGCGGCGCGCGGATACTGGCAGGCTTTCCAAAAAGTAAAGGAAACGGTTGCGAAAATAATTGCGGGTGCCAACCCTGGCACTTTGGCGCGCACCACTCACAGGGAGTGGTATCGCGAGTTGTTTCAACCCTGCGTAGCTGCGGGCTTGATTCCCGCCGAAGCTCTCGCCGGCTACCGGAATGATGCGGTCTATCTGCGAACATCACGGTATGTGCCGCCACGGTGGGAAGCTGTACGCGACGCCATGCCGTCGCTGTTCGATCTGCTCGAAAAGGAAACCGAGCCGAGCGTTCGTGCCGTCCTCGGACACTGGCTATTCGGATATATCCATCCGTATCCTGACGGCAACGGACGAATGGCTCGGTTTGTGATGAATGCGATGCTGGCCTCCGGTGGCTATCCGTGGACTGTGATCCGCGTTCGGGATCGCGACGCCTATCTCAGCGCCCTGGATCGCGCGAGTATCGATATGGACATCAAGTTGTTCGCGGTGTTTGTGGCGCAGCGCGTGCAGTGGTCCCTTGAACAACACGACCTCACGTTTCCAGAACCGGAAGCGAGATACATTTTCGATCGGGCCATAGTCGTATTTTGGGGCCAGGATGGGCAGAGGCGAGTCCGTTGCGCCATTAGCAGAGAAGCCCTCGACGACCACTTCAAAGGGGACGGCAAGGACAAGGTTGAAATATTTCAGGCGAACCGTCCGGCCATTGAGCAGTATGCGCGGGAAAAATATCTTGCTGGAGACACGGAATCTGACGGGTCCGTTCTTGTCCGCACGGGCGATTTGTAG
- a CDS encoding SAM-dependent methyltransferase translates to MNLIKSKRRVADHGEVFTPPWLVEKMLDLVKGETERIDSRFLEPACGSGNFLIPVLQRKLAAVEAKYSKSDFERRHYALLALMCTYGVELLADNIAECRANMLEVFADYLNLAETDELYLAASYVLSQNLVHGDALTMLTDEERPITFSEWGYLGKGRFQRRDFRLEALAQMSSFSREGSLFAHLGKHEIFTPIKEYPPISARELASLPFDVGLGEAI, encoded by the coding sequence ATGAATCTGATCAAATCCAAAAGGCGTGTTGCAGACCACGGAGAAGTGTTTACGCCTCCGTGGCTGGTCGAGAAGATGCTCGACCTGGTGAAGGGCGAGACCGAGCGCATCGACTCTCGTTTCCTGGAGCCTGCGTGCGGAAGTGGAAACTTCCTCATCCCCGTCTTGCAGCGCAAACTAGCCGCCGTGGAGGCGAAGTACAGCAAGTCTGACTTCGAGAGGCGGCATTACGCTCTGTTGGCGCTGATGTGCACATACGGGGTTGAGCTGTTGGCGGACAATATCGCGGAGTGCCGCGCCAACATGCTTGAGGTCTTTGCCGACTATTTGAACCTGGCTGAAACGGATGAGCTCTATCTGGCCGCTTCCTATGTTCTGTCCCAGAATCTGGTGCATGGTGACGCGCTGACGATGCTCACCGATGAGGAGCGCCCCATTACCTTCTCCGAGTGGGGATACCTCGGCAAGGGTAGGTTCCAACGGCGAGACTTCCGCCTTGAAGCTCTTGCGCAAATGTCTTCTTTCAGCCGGGAAGGATCGCTTTTCGCCCATCTCGGCAAGCATGAGATCTTTACCCCGATCAAGGAGTATCCGCCAATCAGTGCGCGGGAGCTTGCGAGCTTGCCTTTTGACGTTGGCTTGGGGGAAGCCATATGA
- a CDS encoding Eco57I restriction-modification methylase domain-containing protein — protein MSGQVSFSLRGRNPDILTCIANLSNDEVFTPPEFANRMLDTLAEAWAANNGGADLWADSSVRFLDPCTKSGVFLREITSRLTKGLAAQIPDLEERVDHILTKQVFGIGTTRLTSLLARRSLYCSKQANSPHSIARGFTSEGGHIWFERTEHNWRDGRCKSCGASQKTLDRGEGLETHAYAFIHTDDVQAQIDEMFGGNMQFDVIIGNPPYQLDDGGYGTSAAPIYQLFVEKALELDPRYAVFVTPSRWMAGGKGLDKYRERMLSDTRIWTIVDYPKLYEGFPGVKIRGGISYFLWDREHKGPCLVQTIWDGQPTGPAVARYLDVYDVLVRRNEAVPILEKVKAKGESTLVGRVSSQKPFGLRTFFHGKPTSSGLKKPVKLFGSQKVSWVERSKIPTNVDWIDKWKVLMTRVQGTSAAIETKFLSKPIVAEPGTACTESYLVAGLFDTEVEANYYASYLRTRFARFLVSLRKSTQDAPKHVYAFIPDLPLNKEWTDAELYKRYGLNKDEIAFIESQVAEHDADLFDEAAADEIEDE, from the coding sequence ATGAGCGGACAGGTGAGCTTTTCGCTCCGTGGGCGCAACCCGGATATCTTGACCTGCATAGCGAACCTCTCCAATGACGAGGTATTTACTCCGCCGGAGTTCGCCAATCGGATGCTTGACACTCTGGCTGAGGCTTGGGCGGCAAACAATGGCGGAGCGGACCTCTGGGCCGATAGCTCTGTCAGGTTCCTCGACCCCTGCACCAAGTCAGGAGTGTTCTTGCGCGAAATCACCAGCCGCCTCACCAAAGGGTTGGCAGCGCAGATCCCTGATTTGGAGGAGCGAGTCGACCATATCCTCACCAAGCAGGTTTTTGGCATTGGCACCACTCGGCTAACGAGCTTGCTTGCGCGCCGTAGCCTGTATTGCTCAAAGCAAGCAAATAGCCCGCATTCGATTGCCAGAGGCTTCACCAGCGAAGGAGGCCACATCTGGTTCGAGCGCACGGAGCACAACTGGCGGGACGGCAGATGCAAATCTTGCGGTGCAAGCCAGAAAACGCTCGACCGCGGTGAAGGTCTTGAAACCCACGCCTATGCGTTCATCCATACGGATGACGTACAAGCTCAGATCGACGAGATGTTTGGAGGTAATATGCAGTTCGACGTCATCATAGGTAATCCGCCGTACCAGTTGGACGATGGAGGTTACGGTACGAGCGCTGCGCCAATCTACCAATTATTCGTGGAAAAGGCGCTAGAGCTGGATCCACGGTACGCAGTGTTCGTAACGCCTTCGCGATGGATGGCTGGGGGCAAGGGCCTCGATAAGTACCGCGAACGAATGCTTTCTGACACGCGCATCTGGACCATTGTGGATTACCCAAAGCTCTACGAGGGTTTCCCGGGAGTCAAGATTCGGGGCGGCATATCTTATTTCCTGTGGGATCGCGAGCACAAAGGGCCTTGCCTTGTCCAGACGATCTGGGACGGGCAGCCGACCGGCCCCGCCGTTGCCCGTTATCTGGACGTGTACGACGTTCTCGTCCGGCGCAATGAGGCAGTGCCGATTCTAGAGAAGGTCAAGGCCAAGGGCGAATCAACTCTTGTTGGTCGAGTATCCAGTCAGAAACCGTTTGGTCTTCGTACGTTCTTCCACGGCAAGCCGACTTCCAGCGGTCTCAAGAAGCCCGTAAAGCTCTTCGGGTCCCAGAAGGTTAGCTGGGTCGAGCGCTCGAAGATCCCAACAAATGTTGACTGGATCGACAAGTGGAAGGTTCTGATGACTCGTGTCCAAGGCACCAGTGCGGCGATCGAGACCAAGTTCCTCAGCAAGCCGATCGTTGCTGAGCCGGGCACGGCTTGCACCGAGAGCTATCTCGTTGCCGGCCTTTTCGACACCGAAGTCGAGGCAAACTACTACGCGAGCTACCTGCGTACGCGCTTTGCTCGCTTTCTAGTGTCCCTCCGCAAGTCCACCCAGGATGCGCCTAAGCATGTCTACGCCTTCATCCCGGACCTTCCACTAAACAAAGAATGGACAGACGCCGAACTTTACAAGCGGTACGGGCTGAACAAGGACGAGATTGCCTTCATCGAGTCGCAGGTTGCCGAGCACGACGCCGACCTGTTCGATGAGGCCGCTGCGGACGAAATCGAAGATGAGTAA